One Castanea sativa cultivar Marrone di Chiusa Pesio chromosome 4, ASM4071231v1 DNA window includes the following coding sequences:
- the LOC142633053 gene encoding argininosuccinate synthase, chloroplastic-like, which translates to MGCICGKPSETGSPIGHTPRKESSFSPPKHYCSKPSTTESPQKSSTGHCGPLQLAARISKRLGHTIATISNGGSVPKFCINQVIPAVLLSDREMAIAEAPKGRGLCGKLNKAVLMDGGGLGTSVIVPWLSRENNGCDVGQGIGELEGLEVKAKASDASQLVVKYLEEFGRNSIFLCSRAVAIDDRKYLLGNSMACPVIEKGDILDPANKPKKDMNMLTLDPEEALETPEYIEVGIEPGLPVLVMVINFPYVFWSLAFWQFN; encoded by the exons ATGGGTTGCATTTGCGGCAAGCCTTCGGAGACCGGCTCTCCCATTGGTCATACGCCGAGAAAGGAATCTAGCTTCAGTCCTCCAAAACACTACTGCAG CAAGCCTTCCACAACTGAATCTCCCCAGAAATCCTCCACCGGCCACTGTGGACCACTCCAG TTGGCAGCTAGAATAAGCAAGCGCTTAGGCCATACTATTGCAACTATTAGTAATGGTGGCagtgtacctaagttttgtatCAATCAAG TTATACCAGCAGTTTTGCTGAGTGATAGAGAGATGGCAATTGCTGAAGCTCCAAAGGGTAGAGGGTTATGTGGTAAATTGAATAAGGCCGTTCTAATGGATGGTGGCGGCTTAGGCACATCAGTCATAGTCCCATGGCTAAG CAGGGAGAACAATGGCTGTGATGTTGGTCAG gGTATTGGGGAATTGGAAGGGTTGGAAGTGAAGGCTAAAGCCAGTGATGCTTCTCAGTTAGTGGTGAAGTACTTGGAGGAATTTGGACgaaattctatttttctttgctcGAGAGCTGTTGCAATTGATGATAGGAAATATTTGCTTGGAAACTCAATGGCTTGCCCTGTTATAGAAAAA GGTGACATTTTGGACCCAGCAAACAAACCTAAGAAGGATATGAACATGTTGACTTTGGACCCAGAAGAGGCACTGGAAACACCTGA ATATATTGAAGTTGGGATAGAGCCGGGTCTTCCTGTTT
- the LOC142631096 gene encoding uncharacterized protein LOC142631096, with translation MRRKKVMLIFSSIAPLQELAGTGTNSNLGISGGKEDIGFRSVRQSAAGEWQRILKLVDSRSKVPHRYGAAYEVVTVQGEKVFFGVISSNARTSIRALLEAMLKAVLTAKEQGFQLVLVLSNSRSLLQTYKRKSALDWLDSTRLADLCFLNQNGFFCDVFWVPSVVVNSLKSVARLVTRVLIHHCWFSSVG, from the exons ATGAGGAGGAAGAAAGTCATGCTCATCTTTTCCTCCATTGCCCCTTTGCAAGAGCTTGCTG GTACAGGGACAAACTCAAACCTTGGCATCTCAGGAGGCAAGGAGGATATAGGCTTCAGGTCAGTGAGACAAAGTGCAGCAGGGGAGTGGCAACGGATTCTCAAGCTTGTAGATAGTAGAAGCAAGGTTCCACATAGATATGGTGCTGCTTATGAAGTTGTAACAGTTCAAGGGGAGAAGGTGTTTTTTGGGGTAATCAGTAGCAATGCTAGAACATCAATAAGGGCACTACTGGAGGCTATGCTTAAAGCTGTTCTGACTGCAAAGGAGCAAGGCTTTCAGCTTGTTTTGGTTCTCAGCAATAGTAGGAGTCTTCTGCAGACTTATAAGAGGAAATCAGCTTTGGATTGGTTAGACAGTACTAGGCTAGCTGATCTATGCTTTTTGAATCAAAATGGTTTCTTCTGTGATGTGTTTTGGGTACCCTCTGTAGTTGTAAATAGCTTGAAGTCTGTAGCTAGATTGGTAACCCGAGTGCTAATACATCATTGCTGGTTTTCTTCTGTTGGTTAG